In Nicotiana tabacum cultivar K326 chromosome 10, ASM71507v2, whole genome shotgun sequence, the DNA window ACTGTCATGTGATCAGGATGTTACGGGctcgagccgtgaaaacagcctcttACAAAAATACATgataaggttgcgtacaataaACATATGTAGTCCGAGACTTTCCCGGACCTCATATATAGCGAAATCTTAATGCATCGAACTGCCCACGCGAAATGTACTCTGAAATGATGTTGAAGCATAGGAAacgttgaaaaataaaaaaagtaccTACTTGACCAAACTTTCCAATATTAATGGAAAGTGTTATTTCTTGGCCTTTTTGGTGCCATAAATTTTCATGATAAAAAATGTAAAGTTACATGAACATAGATTTAATTACATGCAATCACTctacaaaatataaagtaacaaAATTTCACAACCCCAAATATAAATTCGTACAAGTCTAATTGTGATAATAGACTGATATCGTTTACGCAAATCTTGCGTAAACTATTGGGAAATGGGAGGATTTTTGTCCTTTAATTGAGTGTGTGACACGTGTCCTATTAATTTGAACCATTGAATTTGTCTCAAAAACTTCAACATTATTAAGCATAACCCTGCATTATATGGTACTAAACAGTTGACAAACATGCCCTCTAACCACAAGTGGATGTTACTTTCATTTATAAGGATAAGTATACAAATTCGCCAACTTGTTAAAATAGAGCAAGACATCATATATACATTAACAACTGAAATAGACAGCCTAATTGGTGCTAAGTACATTATTAGCGTAAACAGCAGAAAAAATTGGTACTTTCATCTTTTTGTAGGCAAACATAAAATTATTCAGAGCAACACAATCATTTGTAATTATACTTTGGATAAGTTGGTGAGTTTGAACAGCTATTTTTGGTGCAGCACAACTTTATTTCAAAGGCAGATGGAACCTATTCGCAATGAATTTCAGCGCGTGtagctcgaactcgtgacctatatTATTAATTCTAATGCAAAATATACAGATATTTAcgtgaaaaaatattaaaatttcaacaaataattatattttgaatttattctttcaaaaatgcAATAAATTTAGCGCTTAAAATCTTAATAGTTGAACACATCAAAATTAAATCTTGTATTCATTTGTGTAAAAGGGATAGTAGAAAGCCAAAGATGAGACGTTTGAGTAGGTGATTGTTTTGTTAGTGGGAAAAAAATGTCAGCTCAtagattttataaaaaattaaagaaaattaaaaaaaaaaaaggataatatTTGCCAGCCATAGCAATGATAATAATTTCTCAAGGGAGAACAGTTTTATAGCTGGCATATTACTTCTGTTCCCCATTTAGCTTtgtaccttttttcttttttgattttgaaataatcAAAATGCCTATAATGTTTTTTTGAAATCTTTTGGGATTCATTCATTTAAAAGGATTTGAAAGGAAATGAATTTGAAGCAGTATTCCTCTAGTACGTACTAGATGTAGTGCTtcaaaaatttttattttttattttttatttataaaaaaaagggAATCTAAGTATAATGGAGGCTAAATTTATTACTCCTCTTCggaaaaagtaaaagaagaagaacaaagtgATACTTTTTTGTGATGGGTAAGTTGGTTGATTTTGGGTCTCGTATCAGATAATTCATTCATTCTTAAAACAAATTTGAGAAAAACATTAAAACAAATGAGTTGTACAGAGTgaaaatagcatgggctagcTAGTTTTCGAACTGGTAATAGAAATATagcagcgtttgcaaagtcattaaaaaataacaTTATTTTATGCGGCcataaaatctggacaaaaataccgtAGCTGAAGCATAGAaagatccagcataatatgcagTATTATGGAGCTCCTGCATATAGACTTCCAGCATATTTTATTGGAACTACAACATATTATGAAATTCTGACACATTATGCTGAAATTTTGTATGTAAAATATTCGagctccagcatattatgctggaaataTTTCTAAATTTTTTAGGGTGTTTAGatgcaatttttttttacataaaaaatgactaaatttcgattacttttaaaattgtgagtaatttttaattattagttGTAAATCAGGTTATTTCTCGAGAGTTTCCCTTACAGAGAGGAATGGAGAAATAGTGAAGCCTGGTTGAAGTAATGTGGCAAggatcaacaacaacaacgacccagtaaaacCACACTAATGAGGTAATGGGAGGATAGTATGTATGTAGACTTTATCCCTATTTCGAGGGAATAGAAaggctgttttcgaaagaccccGACTCAACAAAGGGGCCCAATTTCTAGAGCCAGGATCCTAGAGCCCAATTCAACAAGGCCTAAAAGTGAGATCACTAAGCAATTGGGCCCCTTCGTTAGAGACAGGCTAAATGCAAAAACTTGCACCGCGTGGCCCTGTAATTGGGCTGATTTTAGCGGATTGTGCTTGTAATTGAcggtatttaataaatagccaCCCGCGTGCTTTACTTTGTGTAGGCATCAACTAAGACCTACGGACTTAGTAAGATCCTATACCAAATGCTAtatagtaatataatatttatagcTAAAAGATCTACCATTTTGTCATAGTGTTCGTACCAAATTgtattttcgaaaaatatttggttgaacaacacataaattATGACTGTAAGGTGGATTTTGATGAACAATTGAATAGATAGACCGATTACAGATAATAACACCAAGTCATGCCGATCTAGTAGCGCTTGATGAATAATTGAACAAGTGCAAAATCATACTAAATGGGTAGGTTgtgaataatttaacaaatagGTAAAATGTAGATAACACAAAATCGTGTCAATCTGATAGAGTTTGGTGAACAATTGAACAAGCACAAAATCTTAATCATGCCAATCAGGCAGACTTTGATAAACAATTTTAAAAGAAAGATAGAGTAAATATAGTGCATAAACTCTACAGATCCGTAAAAAATCCCTGAAGAAAAATAATTGTGTGCGCCAATCCAAGACCATTACCGTCAATGGACATTCGGCTAAGACCAGCCCCTTTAGGGGGCCATTGCTGTCAATCATCCTAATGGAGGCTACCTTAAATATTAAGTAAACAAATAACCACTTTTCAACCTCTATAATCAGAAAATAGCCAATGTCATGAAATTTAAATTTCATGTGAAACTACATTCTCATGGAGTTCCATGTGAAATTTGAAACTGCACGACCATGACTTTTTTCAATTACTGGGCCGAAAAGTATCCAGCGGGCATTAATTCTACTTAAATATCTTATAAATTCATTgggaagaaattcaaaaatagtcagatttacaagtggtcattcaaaaataaccacagtttcaaaagtaatcgaaatttagtcacttttcatgtaaagataaatctaaacgaaaacattgttcaaaatccgaaaaaatactccagcataatatactggagttccggtataatataccggtccagcataatatactagagtttggAGTACCTGTGCTCCAGTCTccagccagcaaagtataccggtccagcataatatgctgaaagttcatacactGCACCGaaatccagtatattatgatggaccggtctctgttgcagcaaaatagtgtcTATTTTTCATGGACTTGATAaacactgactatttttgaatgaccagtctgaAAAATGGTTAGACCGTATTATTTTAACAATCCATTGAGTAATAACTCGCAACAACTAATTCCTGGAAAATGTAAATACAGGTGTTTTCCAATAGTAACAACATCAATTGTCAATCCTTAGATCTAGAAAAGGTTAGGCTCTTCACCTCACTTAAGATTAAAGATAGAGGCAACCAGGCTTGGGCAGTGAAGGCTCATTTAGTGGAGAGTGAACCAAATTATGTGTACACATTTCAAGCTATTGTACTTGGATCATTCAACATTTCTGATGCGCAATTTTAGTGTTATATAACAATGGCGTAACcagtaaagttgttgtcatgtgactagaaggtcacgggttcgagccgtggaaacagcctcttacaGAAATGCATGATAAGGCTGCGTACGGTAGACCGTTGTAGTCCGGCATTCCCCGAACCCCACGCATAGCGAAAGCTTATGCAGGGCTGCCCTTTATAGCAATGTGTTTCATATGTTAAACTGTATAATTTCTGCAACAAATTCTCATAAGTTCTGATATTCAAGAAAACATAAGAAACCTTAACTTCCCTCCCCTCACCCCCACCCCACCGGAAACTATACAATCAAAATCTTGGCAAATGTCGAAACGACATGTTTCCTGTGTTAGGTGACGACTCTAAAACTCATTCAAAACCATTTTGAATTGCCAAAATTGTAACAAAACAACTCCAATACACTTACTAGTCTTTGAACTTAgtgaaattttggaagagttGGACATGTTGCAGCTTCACTTGGCTTTCCTGATTTCGAGTTACACTGAGATTTTCTTCGGCAAAATATATTCCACCTTCTCTTTGTTTTCACCAGCTTTTGGAACTCCTCCTTCATGTTGTTACACTCCTTTTCAAGCTCCGAAACACGTGCCCTCATGTCCTCAATGCTTGATCCCCTTCCCTGTGCATTGTTGTCACCATGTTGTCCGATCGCTCCACTTAGATTTTGTGAGTTGTCAAGATTATCAGACACAAAAAACCATCCTGAAATGGATGTACGTAGTCGAAGCTGTTCAAAAAATAAGACTTGAACGATTACCCTTAGAGGTAGCCTCTCGTTTTGAGCAGCATGTGTGCTCGCCTCTAATGAAAGCTTTTGGCAGTTCATTAGTCTGCAGATTTGCTCTCTTTCAATATCTGTAAGCCAAGGATGTGCCTGAAGTTGAAAATATTGTAGGTCAGTACTTCATTCACATAGTAATTTTTTTAAGTTTCTGGCTTATGTTTAGATCGTTAACTAAACAAATACTACAGTCAGACTCTCTATAACAGTATCACTGTATAACAATCATtctctataacagcctcgtttGCTCCATATTTGACTCTATTATAACATAGAGAATGATTGTTATATAGCGATGTTGTTATAGAAAGATCTGACTGTATATATTCTGCATAACAACACTTCGCTATAACAACAAAAAAGATCTGGAACAAACgagactgttatagagaggtttgattgTATCATCATAAACTAAAAGAACTACTTTGTTACCTTCAAATATATATCGATTGCGCGATAGATACCATCGGCAAGTGGCCTAGCATAATCTGGGATTGCAGCAGCAAGAGACTGAAATTTCGGGAACTTGAAATTAACATCAGGAGCCACCTCAGAAAGATATGAATCCACCAGATTTGCCACCCTTGTTATTGAAGCCAAAGACTGATTACCTTCCACCAATTGATTTTCTTCCATTATACACGGAGATGCAGCAGCAGAAGCCTGGTCTAATAACAAGAAATGGTCCAGAATACGCTGAAAACAGTCGATATCATATAAAGTCTCGACTGAGTAACCAATATTTGGTATTAGCAAATCATCAAGTGTAGCTTGATCTAATTGCAACCCGACTCTTCCCTCCAGATTTTCTCTGCACGACGGACTAACCTGTAACATCATAGCAGTACGGAGCAGCCTCAGAAGAAACTTAGTTTCCGTTACTCCTTTCTGTTTTGGTAATAACTCCACGATCTCTTCTAGAAGCGCCCTCTGATCTGCCTCTGATGGCGTGGATGCTGATTTAGCATGACTAGCGTCCTTGAAACTCGCTTGCCTATTCATTAAAGGAATGTATTTCTTTGCATAAAACACGAGGGCGCCTGATATATTCTCAGGCCTCATTCCTCCAGCTTCAACGGCCTGAATCAAACGTTTGTACAGAGGTAAGCTGAGGAACGATACATCTTCGTACCACCAATCATCAGTCATCGGTTGTGGCTTCGTTCCAGTACTTATACCGTTCCATACATCAGAACCTGTGTTATTATCATTACCATTCTCCAATACAGGCCAATTAAGTAACTTTGAATCGCTACAAGCTTTCATCGCCAACGAGTTTATGCATCTCGACACAATATGAAGCTCTTCAGCATGTGGTAAAACTTCTTCACAGGTTTCTAAAGCTTTTATTGTGTCTGTCCAATTTCCAAATACATCATTCAGAAAAGCCTCAGTTTGTGTAACTAGATTTCCTTCCCCGTATTCGTTGGTCATTTGTAAATACTCAGATGCACATCTAAGACTCACTACATTTAGAGGTGTAAGTTCAAATCTAACACCATAACAAAATTTGGCTACTAACTCAAATGCTTTAGCTCCACCAGGTATATCAGTAAGCTGCAGGACGCATACCGATCCATCCTCTTTCGTCGATTCACTCATAAGCTTTTCTAGAAGTCCACTTCTTGAGAGCAAAGGGAACTGCACCAGTACAATTAAGTGCCTGTTTTAGATTATGTTTGTGAATACACCAccaacaacaacgacaacgacATACCTTGTATATTCCTACAATCTGGGATCTGGGGAAGGTAATTTGTGCGCGGAACTTACCCCTACTTTGTGGagatagagaagttgtttccgatagaccctcgactcaaaaaaGCAATTAACAACAGgtttgaaaagaaaaacaacaatgaAGAAGCCATGTTTAAAATAATGAAAGCAagaacagtaacaacaacaaaataacaaTGCAATTAGAAAACCGACACAAGAGAAGCTCGGGTAGTAATAGAGATCGAAGGCTAAGATTAACCATAGAATACAAACAATAGATTTTGTTTGTGAATATCATCTTGAATTAACCATAGATTACAAAAAGAAGAATTGGGACAAGTATATGTAGATTCCCGGAATGGCGTTAAGTGcattagcaaagaagatactacGTGAGAAATgctaacaacaataacaactacgCCACAGTCCCAAAAAAGTTGAATTTAAAGAGAATTAGCAATCAAAGAGTGTACCTTGTGTAGATAAAAGGACATTTCTCCAATTTCAATTGTAATATCACTTGGAAGTCCTGATTTACAACGCCTGAACAGAGTTTATGCATAAGCTTCATAAATTCACTGGTTGATGTTAGCTAAATCAACTGAAAAAAGGCGTTCGACAAATTATTGGATACTAATTAGATATCCATAAATCAACATTAGGTTacataatcaaaaccaaaatgCCCCTAAATTTTCATTCTTTTCATTCTTCAACTACAATATATGAAAGTTAAATCAAACATCTAATGGTATATCTTTGACCACTAATCAGCTAATACAAAAGTAAGCTCAAATCTTATACTATAACTTAGATTCTAGATAACACACTTGGGAGTACTAAATCAATTATTTAAACTCTACTACAAGTAACAAAAAATAAGAATATTACGTACAGAAAAAAGAAACATGAATACTATACTGGAAATGTTGACATAAAAAATTAAGTGCTCTGACTCTCACGTAAAGAAATATTATGTCAGATATaaccaacaacaacatacccagtgtaatCCAACACAGTGGGGTTggagagggtaatgtgtacgcagaccttaccatTACAGTGtggaggtagagagactgtttccaatagaccctcagctcGAGGAACGTATAAGTACAATGGTAATGAAAAGGAAAAATTGATAGCGTAGAAGCCACAAAAAAGCAGTAACAACAACAGAATAATAAGATGATCAAAACGAATGAAACAACATGTAGTAGTCGAAACCTAAGAATAGAAAAATATGAGAATACGTACTAATATTACTGGTATGGAGACGACGAACGCAACAGGTAGTAGTCGAAACATGTTAGATATAACCAAGAATGCAAAAAAAACTTCCCATAATAAATTACAGCAAAATATTACCAAGTCTGGCCTTCACAGCAGAAGGCTTCGGATTTAGAACCAAGTTTCAGTAGTGCCATTTTGGTTGCATGAAACTAAGACAAATACagtaaaaactatttttagaaataagAATTTTGGTGTAGTTGTTGTAAGTAGAAGTAAAGTTTGTGAGTGAATGAGTCCCGAGTCTTAGGTAATAAAAGAGAGAGAATCGGTTACTGAATTATAGCAGTTGTTGAAAATGTCCTCACTCTCCTCCTACTTCTCACTAGGTGTTGATTTAGTCTACGTGCTATACTTTAGGTGCCAAAATCAATTCATTTTTAGTAATTTCTTTAAGGAATCTTTATCCAAATAGTTGATCGGATtcactatttactttttctagctaCAACCAAACGTTTTTATAAACAATACCtcatttgttttggatttttttggttgttatagaaaacatatattatCATATAGCATGAAAATTGGTTCCATAAGAAACTTGGTGTTTATAGTTAGTGACTATTATATAGCGATGCAGTTATAGAGATGTCTGACGGTAGTATATAAAGATTATATACTTATTATACAcgattatatatagattatacacaaaatatacacatattatacattCACCGGTTATATTTAGTTTAAGTGATTTGGTGGACAATTATTTAGGATAATTCTTCTTTCTTTAACCTACTCAACTTTAAGCAAATTAGATTATGATTCATTTGTTGACTTGACCCAACAATTGGTTGAGcccaaaataattcatcaaatCAAGGGGACAAaatagaagaattaacctaaataggcGATCACCTAAccgtttaaactaaaaatagccgggggaggtataatatatgtattatatgtgaacataattatgtataatgaatgtataatctatgtatatagcTAGAAAAATTAAACAACGAATATGGCCAGCTATTTGTGTAAAAGATCCCGGAAATAAGTTAAGAAGTGTAACTCAACCAATCAAAACGCAATCTAAAGTCTAAATCATatgtatataaattaatttagagGTTGGGAATTCCGTAATTTTGTAAGCACTTAAGCTAATAATTTATGAAGTATTATATTTACTTTCACTTTATTTTTTTTCAGAAAAATAAGGAAGGGAGATTGGGTTATGTACGGCGAGATGGATTGCTATCGACTCCttattttttttcatgatttataTTCGTTAAATTTTATCCAACTCGTACATTTGCAACCTCTATTTTACACTCTTATATAGAAGTAAAAAGATAAAGAATATTTACTGAATTGTCGTGCCCCCCCCCAGCCCCCCCAAACCCACCCCACCCCGAGAAAAAAATTAACTGCTTAACTCCCTTCATATTCATTTGACAATATAGtgctaaaaatgattgtaactgaCCTAATCGACCCGTTTATAAAAAGGATCATCAAGTTTTAATAAAGTGAAAATCAGAGGTGTCAAAATActtgattttggattttgatcaatATATAAAACTTAGATTACATATAGTTGTAATTACTTTCATCCTTGTACTTGTAGGTGTATTTGTTTTGACTGGTTGTATCAAGTTATAATCTTCCCAACATTAGGTAATACTTGCCTAATTGGAATTTAAGTTGTTTTGACAAGGGTTCCTTTTACACGATTTATCTAGTAGGATAAAGTATTAAAACTTGTCACATTTtctaaattaagaaaaatatttgcCACATCTAAAGCAAAATGGGCCAAAAGCTAATAGGTTGAAGTATGTCCGTCCACAGTTTTaagtgaaaatagcacgggctagtcagttttcggactgataattaaaaaatagccagcgtttgcaaagtcattgaaaaatagtcattattttgtTGCAACACAAAAAGtttcaacataatatactggagattgatgcACCTATATaagggtggcaaaatggttaaaataaAATCGTTAACcgcccatattatccactaaaaatgggttggataatgaactttttgaaaacaggtcaaatatggataagaaccatattattcaTTTAGGAAATGGGTAACCAATTGATAACCAATGAgtctaacttttatatttgtaaagcctcaaattgaggGTTCCTCAAGTTAGAGAGACTAAGTACTCTCCCAAAAGTatatgcaagaagtcatggataatatggttacccacaTTATCCaccggttaacccattttttttatccgtattaaatatgggtcggatcggataatttattcatttagccactattttgctgcaacacggaccagtctagcatattatactggagattggtgcacatgtatatgaacttccagcatattatgctggaattccaacacgcgaaaagttccagaataatatactggagattggagcagttgtgtatgaacttccagcatattatgctggatcgtatattatactggaactccagtatattgtgctggaatattttctatattatacaggaatattttctaaatttgaacaatattttcgttcagatttatctttacatgaaatgtggctaaatttcgattacttttgaaactgtgactatttttcagttactacttgtaaatctggctatttttaaatttctccccaATTTTAAGGGAAGTGTCATTTGGGCTTCCAAACAATTGAACCAGCCCCTCAGCTGCTTATAATTAGTACGAGGCTTGTTTTTTCTGTGTATGGACAACATATAAAATTGGAGTTTTGGCATGGTATAACAACATACACATATAATTGACAGAAAATAGCCTTAGTTAAAGATATTGACATCAAATAGTCAATAAATGTAtatcataataataatatatatatcacaactttttttcttctttgtctatATCAACATGtacattaaaattttattttcattctttgtatataaataatattattctttgtatatcaataatataaaattatatatatagttattgcTGCCTTTATATCAATGTATATCACAATAAAAATAttgtattatttgtatatcacagtGTATAGCACATCAGACATGTGTATACCAAAATAGATATCAtaagtttatttttcttctttgtgtatatcaaaaattaattttctttatataccaaaatattatttactcccacaattatatttattatttttatattttagaacttgctTAAACATGctatatcaaaaatttattttccttttttgatcaataattaataattatattatttgtatatcacagtgtataacataataataataatatgtatatcaaaaataatcattaaaataataataataataataataataataataataatgtgtatatcaaaaaattattaaaattttatttttcttctttatataaCACATTTCAAATTAAAAACTCAAGTTCAAGACGACTCCACATGTGTATCCCCTATTGTAACTCGTGTATATGTCTATGTACATTTGTGATATCTCATGTATATTACATGTATTTGTGTATATCTATAAAAATTTGTGTTATATATAcgatatacaatgtgatatacaCGGGCGTCCATAAAACAATTGTGTTGTATACACGATATACAAAGCGATATACATAGACGTCCTTAAAAACCTGTGTGTGATATACACTGAAGTACATGATATACAGATGTCGCAGTTGGAtttttaggtttgatttttttacCTGAAACCAGTCTACATAACTTCGAatcttgataaattttgtatatagcctcgtttaggtattttcaatcaatttcaatcacaccactcattcaatccaaccaaaaaaaaaaagagagaagaaaaataaagttctctcttagtttttgctaatcttgctcaaattttgtatataacctTATTTAGGTATTTTCAAACAATTTTAGTCACGCCCACTCATTCAAtccaaccaaaaaaagaaaagagaagaaaaataaagctgaaaatattttttctctcttagttTTTGATTCCGATTTTTTCTGGTGTGAGATCAACCTTACATTTTCATTCCACTGATTTTTTTTGCATAATTTGCAATAATTTTTGCTAAACTATGAGAGCAAAAGAGAAGAGTTAGAATAAGAAATACAAGGAGAGAAAGGGGGAGGGAAGCCAAAATAAGTATGTAGTTTTTTTTGAGAGAGAATATAAAAGAGGGTAATTTTTTTAAGATTTAGCTATATAACGCCAATTGTTTGGGGCTATCTTTGCCAAACCTAATATAAAGCTAAAAAATTACCAATTTCTGTTATGTGTTGTTCTAGAATGCCATTTTTTCTTTACTACTTAGTTGGTTAGTCGAAACTAATTACATTCTCTAGccaaaaaatacataaaatatgtatataatacGTATATATACAAAACAATATATATTTTATAGGTTGTTATTTTTTAAAGCGGCAAAAAAATATACATTCTCTTGAATCAAGCCTCGATCTTTGGTTTCCAATTCCATGATCAGGAATAAGTAGTTCtacatactttttttttttaattattagcAAGTTGAAATATGCATTATAACCAGTGTGCTTACACCCTCAAATTTCACTCAAATTAATAATTATAATGATTTTTCTTGTTATATAGTATAATACTTAAgcaaatatttaagttatatacactacctatataaaatatatttacatgATAGTAATTACAAGTAAACTTTTATGATAAGTTTTAATCATAACCTgattaaatataaataatatgttATCATATATTTAGATTGTTAGTGTAAATAACTTAAATCCCATaggtatttttaaaaattacattTTTATTAGTCTTTAAGGAATGTGGACTTGATCTCCAAAGATTTGGCTATATAACGCTTGAGCTCAATAATGGACCTATTCCACTATCAAAATGGGatcaaatcttcaactgctgatatatataatttttatacttgTTGTTTTCTCTTTATGTTCCATATCAAATTTTCGAACTTAAAAATCTAATATATTACTCTTTTGATATGATGGAAGTTACATGGAAAtcatgaagtaatattttttttggctTTCCACCCAACGATCTGTATTTGTATTGGGGTTCGACTAAATCTATATTTGTGTCGGAAAATCTCATACTGGGTAGTAAATAAAGCGCTTCTTAATAAATGTGACTCTAT includes these proteins:
- the LOC107794374 gene encoding BTB/POZ domain-containing protein At5g03250-like codes for the protein MALLKLGSKSEAFCCEGQTWRCKSGLPSDITIEIGEMSFYLHKFPLLSRSGLLEKLMSESTKEDGSVCVLQLTDIPGGAKAFELVAKFCYGVRFELTPLNVVSLRCASEYLQMTNEYGEGNLVTQTEAFLNDVFGNWTDTIKALETCEEVLPHAEELHIVSRCINSLAMKACSDSKLLNWPVLENGNDNNTGSDVWNGISTGTKPQPMTDDWWYEDVSFLSLPLYKRLIQAVEAGGMRPENISGALVFYAKKYIPLMNRQASFKDASHAKSASTPSEADQRALLEEIVELLPKQKGVTETKFLLRLLRTAMMLQVSPSCRENLEGRVGLQLDQATLDDLLIPNIGYSVETLYDIDCFQRILDHFLLLDQASAAASPCIMEENQLVEGNQSLASITRVANLVDSYLSEVAPDVNFKFPKFQSLAAAIPDYARPLADGIYRAIDIYLKAHPWLTDIEREQICRLMNCQKLSLEASTHAAQNERLPLRVIVQVLFFEQLRLRTSISGWFFVSDNLDNSQNLSGAIGQHGDNNAQGRGSSIEDMRARVSELEKECNNMKEEFQKLVKTKRRWNIFCRRKSQCNSKSGKPSEAATCPTLPKFH